A region from the Bos indicus isolate NIAB-ARS_2022 breed Sahiwal x Tharparkar chromosome 14, NIAB-ARS_B.indTharparkar_mat_pri_1.0, whole genome shotgun sequence genome encodes:
- the PSKH2 gene encoding LOW QUALITY PROTEIN: serine/threonine-protein kinase H2 (The sequence of the model RefSeq protein was modified relative to this genomic sequence to represent the inferred CDS: inserted 9 bases in 6 codons; deleted 1 base in 1 codon) has translation MRAAGRRVVLIPPHPSSESCPFNSTATLNFSVVICEGASLGENLSEIRDVAGTESSQSSNLRKPTACTLPPDTVSSLFGEVITRTKYDIKTFTGTDSFXEVVRVELKTTKKPFAIQVMETRMREGRDMCXSEPPVLCGVSHCSIIQLLEIFGAQDRVYMVVGLGPEREFFDQLISQGSFTEQDAVRMPHAVADGKRYVHTLRITNRDLKPEKLTRXHPGVDSNILITDFDLAHSRNKGGDWTVRMLCGTPEDIAPKVLLRKSYTSTVDMWXLIEYVLLGRSLSFDDESHVRLYRKILKGKDSYTGEPWPAFLHWVKNFIRKLVXLGGNHHLSARQAWNRSWVITMAVGSSMKTLQGSFPXESHQSASPHPQSPGSAQSSKAYSYHKSRHMWSKRSLRAEESPLSVL, from the exons ATGAGAGCTGCTGGCCGCAGGGTGGTCCTGATACCACCCCACCCATCTTCTGAAAGCTGCCCTTTCAATAGCACAGCTACGTTGAATTTCTCAGTGGTCATCTGTGAAGGAGCATCTCTGGGCGAGAACTTGAGTGAAATACGAGACGTTGCTGGGACTGAGAGCTCGCAGTCAAGCAACCTGAGGAAGCCTACTGCTTGCACCCTGCCTCCTGATACCGTTTCCTCCCTCTTTGGAGAAGTTATAACTAGGactaa ATATGATATCAAGACTTTTACTGGGACCGACAGTT AGGAGGTGGTCAGGGTGGAGCTGAAGACCACCAAGAAACCTTTTGCAATACAAGTGATGGAAACCAGAATGAGAGAAGGCAGAGACATGT AGTCTGAGCCGCCTGTCCTATGCGGGGTTAGCCACTGTTCCATCATCCAGCTCCTGGAGATCTTTGGGGCCCAAGATCGAGTTTACATGGTGGTGGGGTTGGGTCCAGAAAGGGAGTTCTTTGATCAACTCATCTCTCAGGGATCCTTTACAGAGCAAGATGCTGTCAGAATGCCCCACGCGGTTGCTGATGGTAAGAGGTATGTGCATACATTGAGAATAACT AACAGGGACCTAAAGCCTGAAAAACTTACGCG TCACCCAGGAGTAGACTCAAACATTTTAATCACAGACTTTGATTTGGCACACTCTAGGAACAAAGGGGGTGACTGGACAGTGAGGAtgctctgtgggaccccagaggaCATAGCTCCCAAAGTTTTGCTGAGAAAATCCTATACCAGCACAGTTGACATGTG ACTAATTGAATATGTGTTACTTGGCAGATCCCTGTCTTTTGACGATGAAAGCCATGTGAGACTTTACAGGAAGATTCTGAAAGGCAAAGATAGTTATACAGGAGAG CCTTGGCCAGCTTTTTTACACTGGGTGAAGAACTTTATACGCAAGCTAG ATTTGGGGGGTAATCATCACTTGTCAGCTAGGCAGGCCTGGAACCGTTCCTGGGTCATCACCATGGCTGTAGGGTCTTCCATGAAGACTCTTCAAGGGTCATTTCC GGAATCTCATCAGAGTGCATCTCCCCATCCACAGAGTCCTGGATCTGCACAGTCTTCGAAGGCATATTCTTATCATAAATCAAGGCATATGTGGAGCAAGAGAAGCTTAAGGGCAGAAGAATCACCGCTATCTGTGCTTTAG